From the genome of Geoglobus ahangari, one region includes:
- a CDS encoding carbohydrate kinase family protein, which produces MISGVGPALVDRICLIDDFPPRGGQAIVRRSEKHAGGAAGNVIYGLSLFGVRTRFFSTIGDDEDGEFYRTEMERAGVECVFEVLECETGRVDVYVDRHGERTFFVFPNAAGRFYPYLRDEHYSWGEYFYLDPFPFEGSLNAHITIAERAKEHGKTVVLNPGYPYSKLGLEALSPLLKNTDIVFLSRDEYEMLRGIEQMVELTVITLGKEGSMAIRNGERTRVPALECEVVDTTGAGDAFAAGFLYAMMSGHGLEVCLAAGNFTACHNIQRLGARNFPKKEDLDEFIESYPK; this is translated from the coding sequence ATGATCTCCGGCGTTGGGCCAGCCCTCGTGGACAGGATATGCCTGATAGACGATTTTCCCCCGAGAGGTGGGCAGGCGATAGTGAGGAGGTCTGAGAAGCACGCAGGGGGCGCTGCAGGGAACGTGATCTACGGCCTGTCCCTCTTTGGTGTCAGAACCAGATTTTTCTCGACCATAGGGGATGACGAGGACGGAGAGTTCTACAGGACGGAGATGGAGAGGGCTGGGGTTGAGTGCGTTTTCGAGGTTCTGGAGTGCGAGACCGGCAGGGTGGACGTGTACGTTGACAGGCATGGAGAGAGGACGTTCTTCGTCTTCCCAAATGCAGCCGGGAGGTTTTATCCCTACCTAAGGGACGAGCACTACAGCTGGGGTGAGTACTTCTACCTCGACCCGTTCCCGTTCGAGGGTAGCCTAAACGCGCACATCACAATAGCTGAGAGGGCAAAGGAGCACGGGAAGACTGTTGTGCTGAACCCGGGCTACCCCTACTCAAAGCTCGGGCTTGAGGCGCTCTCACCTCTCCTGAAAAACACGGACATCGTCTTCCTCTCAAGGGACGAGTACGAGATGCTCAGAGGGATAGAGCAGATGGTTGAGCTAACGGTCATAACGCTCGGCAAGGAGGGAAGCATGGCGATTCGCAATGGTGAGAGAACAAGGGTTCCAGCGCTCGAGTGTGAGGTCGTGGACACAACAGGGGCTGGGGATGCGTTTGCAGCCGGATTTCTCTACGCCATGATGTCCGGGCACGGGCTGGAAGTCTGCCTTGCAGCGGGGAACTTCACGGCCTGCCACAACATACAGAGGCTGGGGGCGAGGAACTTCCCAAAAAAAGAGGATCTGGATGAATTCATTGAGAGCTACCCGAAGTAG
- a CDS encoding 50S ribosomal protein L18e codes for MSRIRRLQRRKSNPNLVRLIDDLLKTSAEKEAKVWKDIAERLAKPLRNYAEVNVGKLERYAREDEMVIIPGKVLGGGEISKALTVAAWRFSESARRKIEAAGGRCISLHEALKENPEGKKVRIMV; via the coding sequence ATGAGCAGGATTAGGAGATTGCAGAGGAGGAAGAGCAACCCGAATCTCGTCAGGCTGATAGACGACCTGCTGAAGACATCGGCAGAAAAGGAGGCCAAGGTGTGGAAGGACATCGCAGAGAGGCTTGCGAAGCCACTCAGGAACTACGCTGAGGTGAACGTGGGCAAGCTCGAGAGGTATGCGAGGGAGGACGAGATGGTCATCATTCCCGGCAAGGTGCTCGGAGGCGGAGAGATCAGCAAGGCTCTGACTGTTGCTGCCTGGAGGTTCAGCGAGTCTGCGAGGAGGAAGATAGAGGCCGCTGGTGGCAGGTGCATATCCCTTCACGAGGCTTTAAAGGAAAATCCTGAGGGTAAGAAGGTCAGGATAATGGTGTGA
- the rplM gene encoding 50S ribosomal protein L13: protein MSVNVERVLRTLGDDYRVIDASGHILGRLSSYIAKRLLEGERIVVVNAEKAIITGSPENVFERYKEKYDRGSKEKGPYFPRHPEKIFKRTVRGMLPWKSRRGREAYRRLRVFMGVPEQLKDREFEKVDVALYEKVSKTEKYVYLEDVSRYLGYEVRA from the coding sequence ATGAGCGTTAATGTGGAGAGGGTTCTCAGAACTCTTGGTGATGATTACAGGGTTATAGATGCCTCGGGGCACATTCTCGGCAGGCTTTCCAGCTACATAGCCAAGAGGCTTCTTGAGGGTGAGAGAATAGTGGTGGTGAACGCGGAGAAGGCGATAATCACGGGCAGCCCGGAGAACGTGTTCGAGAGGTACAAGGAGAAGTACGACAGGGGCAGCAAGGAGAAGGGCCCGTACTTCCCGAGGCACCCGGAGAAGATCTTCAAGAGAACCGTCAGGGGGATGCTCCCCTGGAAGAGCAGGAGGGGTAGAGAGGCTTACAGAAGGCTCAGGGTGTTCATGGGCGTGCCCGAGCAGCTCAAGGACAGGGAGTTCGAGAAGGTTGATGTCGCGCTGTATGAGAAGGTTTCAAAAACCGAGAAGTACGTATACCTTGAGGACGTCAGCAGGTATCTGGGCTACGAGGTGAGAGCGTGA
- a CDS encoding 30S ribosomal protein S9: protein MKVVVTSGKRKTAIARATARPGKGRIRINKVPVEIIQPEMIRLKIMEPIMIAKDLVNQVDIDVKVEGGGVMGQAEAARTAIARALLEFSGDPELKRAFLEYDRTLLVNDVRRKEPKKQGGRGARKRRQTSYR from the coding sequence GTGAAGGTAGTGGTTACGAGCGGAAAGAGGAAGACAGCAATAGCGAGGGCAACTGCAAGGCCCGGAAAGGGCAGGATAAGAATAAACAAGGTTCCTGTGGAGATAATTCAGCCCGAGATGATCAGACTCAAGATAATGGAGCCCATCATGATCGCCAAGGATCTCGTCAATCAGGTTGACATCGATGTCAAGGTTGAGGGCGGCGGAGTGATGGGGCAGGCAGAGGCAGCGAGAACAGCAATCGCAAGGGCTCTGCTCGAGTTCTCTGGAGATCCGGAGCTCAAGAGGGCATTCCTCGAGTACGACAGAACCCTGCTCGTCAACGACGTTAGAAGGAAGGAGCCGAAGAAACAGGGAGGCAGGGGAGCGAGAAAGAGGAGGCAGACCTCATACAGGTGA
- a CDS encoding DNA-directed RNA polymerase subunit N, producing the protein MFPVRCFTCGAVIAHRYEEYKALLDEGKTPKEALDELGINRYCCRRMFLTYKSVIKEFARYHGAVG; encoded by the coding sequence ATGTTTCCCGTAAGATGCTTCACCTGCGGGGCCGTTATAGCCCACAGGTATGAGGAGTACAAGGCCCTCCTCGACGAGGGCAAGACGCCGAAGGAGGCTCTGGACGAGCTTGGGATAAACAGGTACTGCTGCAGGAGGATGTTTCTGACGTACAAGTCCGTGATTAAGGAGTTTGCCAGGTACCATGGGGCCGTGGGGTAG
- a CDS encoding DNA-directed RNA polymerase subunit K — translation MFPFEYTRFEKARIIGARALQIAMGAPVLIDTQSKNPLDIAKEEFERGVIPITVKRRSNAFVWLRRYDLF, via the coding sequence GTGTTCCCGTTCGAGTACACGAGATTTGAGAAGGCGAGAATTATCGGGGCGAGGGCGCTCCAGATCGCCATGGGCGCCCCCGTCCTTATTGACACTCAGAGTAAAAACCCCCTCGACATAGCAAAGGAGGAGTTTGAGAGGGGCGTCATTCCGATAACCGTTAAGAGGAGGAGCAACGCGTTTGTCTGGCTCAGGAGGTATGACCTCTTCTGA
- the eno gene encoding phosphopyruvate hydratase → MIIEDVQYRIVFDSRGRETVECEVVTEESVGRAMAPSGASTGSEEAVAVDPFKIEEIEDRVSRALIGISVFDQREVDRALREEDGTENFSSIGGNFAITASIATAKAAANALGIPLFQYLAGALAETLPYPLGNVIGGGAHAEGSTSIQEFLIIPVGAESFFEAQYINTRVHMQLKKIFKERGIFAAKGDEGAWAAQITDEQAFEILSEAISRVEDEHGVKVRMGVDVAATELWDGERYVYKDRKLTKEEQISYIAELVDRYELLYVEDPLQENDFEGFAELTKQVRAMVCGDDLLVTNVRRIERAIELSSVNTVLIKPNQIGTLSDTADAVRLAKSRNWDVVVSHRSGETEDEGLAHLSVAFNATLIKTGVVGGERIAKLNELIRIEEMIDAKMAEIRW, encoded by the coding sequence ATGATAATCGAGGATGTTCAGTACAGGATAGTCTTCGACAGCAGGGGCAGGGAGACTGTGGAGTGTGAGGTGGTAACTGAGGAAAGCGTAGGCAGGGCGATGGCTCCGAGCGGAGCCTCGACCGGCAGTGAGGAAGCTGTTGCCGTGGATCCATTCAAAATAGAGGAGATCGAGGACAGGGTCTCGAGAGCGCTCATAGGAATCAGCGTCTTCGACCAGAGGGAGGTTGACCGCGCCCTCAGGGAGGAGGACGGGACGGAGAACTTCTCGAGCATAGGCGGAAACTTCGCCATCACGGCAAGCATAGCCACCGCAAAGGCAGCTGCCAACGCCCTCGGCATACCCCTCTTCCAGTACCTCGCTGGCGCGCTCGCGGAAACTCTTCCCTATCCTCTCGGCAACGTCATAGGCGGTGGAGCTCACGCTGAGGGATCCACGAGCATTCAGGAGTTCCTGATAATTCCTGTTGGTGCAGAGTCCTTCTTCGAGGCCCAGTACATCAACACGAGGGTTCACATGCAGCTGAAGAAGATCTTCAAGGAGAGAGGGATTTTCGCTGCCAAGGGTGATGAGGGTGCCTGGGCGGCGCAGATAACAGACGAGCAGGCCTTCGAGATACTCAGCGAGGCCATTTCAAGGGTGGAGGACGAGCACGGAGTTAAGGTGAGGATGGGCGTGGATGTTGCCGCGACCGAGCTCTGGGACGGGGAGCGATACGTCTACAAGGACAGGAAGCTCACGAAGGAGGAGCAGATAAGCTATATAGCCGAGCTGGTGGACAGGTACGAGCTACTCTACGTGGAGGATCCCCTTCAGGAGAACGACTTTGAGGGCTTCGCCGAGCTGACGAAGCAGGTTAGGGCAATGGTGTGCGGGGATGATCTGCTTGTAACAAACGTCAGGAGGATTGAGAGGGCGATAGAGCTCTCGTCCGTCAACACCGTTTTGATAAAGCCGAACCAGATCGGAACGCTCTCCGACACAGCAGATGCGGTCAGGCTGGCCAAGTCGAGGAACTGGGACGTCGTCGTCTCCCACAGGAGCGGGGAGACGGAGGACGAGGGGCTTGCCCATCTTTCAGTGGCGTTCAACGCAACATTAATAAAGACG